The following proteins come from a genomic window of Pseudomonas cichorii:
- a CDS encoding PLDc N-terminal domain-containing protein, translated as MEMSTVFWIAVAVMIVALDAWIINSVWRSRKSRATKAGWSVLVLILPVIGAGIWGISGPRGVVEGPTSSEHSKG; from the coding sequence ATGGAAATGTCTACCGTGTTCTGGATCGCCGTGGCGGTCATGATCGTGGCGCTCGATGCCTGGATCATCAACAGCGTCTGGCGCTCACGCAAAAGCCGGGCGACCAAGGCAGGCTGGAGTGTGCTGGTGCTGATCCTGCCGGTGATCGGTGCCGGTATCTGGGGAATCTCCGGCCCACGCGGCGTGGTTGAAGGGCCTACGTCGTCGGAGCATAGCAAGGGGTGA